The following proteins are encoded in a genomic region of Pseudodesulfovibrio mercurii:
- a CDS encoding DUF362 domain-containing protein: MPETVAILRVQEYRSEQLGPAVDRLFETIGFTPAPDERVLVKPNLVNGSNAAHCTTHPQVVRAACAWLLDHGARVTVADSPAFGPAAYVARASGLGPALADLGLSVQSLARPAPLGLTLGGTIGLSRDALEADRILNLPKLKVHCQMTVSGAVKNLFGCVVGFRKAFAHHRLGHSHAVFRSMIMDVYRALPKTVHLMDAVHPMHRDGPVKGEPFPLGMLAAAKNGVALDTMACTLLGLTPERVPLWEEAGLRGMDGADPALLDYPLDAPGTFDTHGFVLSEERELSFAPMRLIRGRVRSLLKHLAKS; this comes from the coding sequence ATGCCCGAAACCGTCGCCATCCTGCGGGTCCAGGAATACCGGTCCGAACAGCTCGGCCCGGCCGTGGACCGGCTCTTCGAGACCATCGGCTTCACGCCCGCGCCCGACGAGCGGGTGCTGGTCAAGCCCAACCTGGTCAACGGCAGCAATGCCGCCCACTGCACCACCCACCCCCAGGTCGTGCGGGCGGCCTGCGCCTGGCTCCTGGACCACGGCGCCCGCGTGACCGTGGCCGACTCCCCGGCCTTCGGCCCGGCGGCCTACGTGGCCCGCGCCTCGGGACTGGGCCCGGCCCTGGCGGACCTCGGCCTTTCGGTGCAGAGCCTGGCCCGGCCCGCGCCCCTCGGCCTGACCCTGGGCGGGACCATCGGCCTGTCCCGCGACGCGCTCGAGGCGGACCGCATCCTGAACCTGCCCAAACTCAAGGTCCACTGCCAGATGACCGTGTCCGGCGCGGTCAAGAACCTGTTCGGCTGCGTGGTCGGCTTCCGCAAGGCCTTCGCCCACCACCGGCTGGGGCACAGCCACGCGGTCTTCCGGTCCATGATCATGGACGTGTACCGCGCCCTGCCCAAGACCGTGCATCTCATGGACGCGGTCCACCCCATGCACCGGGACGGCCCCGTCAAGGGCGAGCCGTTCCCCCTGGGCATGCTGGCCGCCGCGAAAAACGGCGTGGCCCTGGACACCATGGCCTGCACCCTGCTCGGGCTGACCCCGGAGCGGGTCCCCCTGTGGGAGGAGGCCGGGCTCCGGGGCATGGACGGGGCGGACCCGGCGCTGCTCGACTACCCCCTGGACGCGCCCGGGACCTTCGACACGCACGGCTTCGTCCTGTCCGAGGAGCGGGAGCTGTCCTTCGCGCCCATGCGGCTTATCCGTGGCCGGGTGCGCAGCCTGCTGAAACATCTCGCAAAAAGCTGA
- the hypF gene encoding carbamoyltransferase HypF: protein MRMRQRFTITGQVQGVGFRPFVYRIALDRGVTGSVNNSSDGVLIEIQGDAGQVGGFAEDLTSKLPPLARIVTLDSEPMEPVDGEDGFIILESTRKSGHSVLISPDVATCQDCLDDMNDPANRRYRYPFTNCTNCGPRYTITRSIPYDRPQTSMARFTLCPECAAEYTDPLDRRFHAQPNACPRCGPRTWLTDRDGLVIAQGDESLRRLARELADGRIAAVKGLGGFHLVCDAGSRRTVARLRERKHRPDKPLAVMVPDMATARRLALVSQAEEEWLTGIRRPIVLTAKKRPFPLARSVAPDTDFVGLMLPYTPLHHILLHDYAELKGPEAALVMTSGNMSAEPICLDNDEALERLASIADIFLFHNRDILIRTDDSVVRVNPATGAPVFMRRARGFVPTPVFLPAKGETVLGVGPELKCTLTLTKGDQAFSSQHIGNMSNLETLEFHNEIRAHLEDILQVKPRLIVRDLHPDYMTTALAEELGRKRGLPVAALQHHYAHIHAVLAENRFEGPVIGLALDGTGFGEDGTIWGGECLLVDPTTLDHQRLAHFTRFRLPGGEAAVREPWRIAQAALWELGVREPGAYAWPWLNQFAAESRFLPQVLEKGINAPRTSSCGRLFDGVAALCGLASTITYEGQAAILLERAQDMDEAGAYPCPLKSDDPVALDTLSLVAAALDDLERGEPVGRIARRFHRGLINGLTEMAFSFSMLLDIHHVALSGGVMQNLTLASELPLALEGAGLIPLVHTQLPPNDGCISLGQAAWGMRKLLNEP, encoded by the coding sequence ATGCGGATGCGCCAGCGATTCACCATCACCGGCCAGGTACAGGGAGTGGGGTTCCGGCCCTTCGTCTACCGCATTGCCCTGGACCGGGGCGTGACCGGCTCGGTGAACAACTCGTCCGACGGCGTGCTCATCGAGATCCAGGGCGACGCCGGGCAGGTGGGCGGATTCGCCGAGGACCTGACCTCCAAGCTGCCGCCCCTGGCGCGCATCGTCACCCTGGATTCCGAACCCATGGAGCCCGTGGACGGCGAGGACGGGTTCATCATCCTCGAATCCACGCGCAAGTCCGGCCACTCCGTGCTCATCTCCCCGGACGTGGCCACCTGCCAGGACTGCCTGGACGACATGAACGATCCGGCCAACCGGCGCTACCGCTACCCGTTCACCAACTGCACCAACTGCGGGCCGCGCTACACCATCACCCGGTCCATCCCCTACGACCGGCCCCAGACCTCCATGGCCCGGTTCACCCTCTGCCCCGAGTGCGCGGCCGAGTACACGGACCCCCTGGACCGGCGCTTCCACGCCCAGCCCAATGCCTGCCCGCGCTGCGGCCCGCGCACCTGGCTGACCGACCGCGACGGCCTGGTCATCGCCCAGGGCGACGAATCCCTGCGCCGCCTGGCCCGCGAGCTGGCCGACGGGCGCATCGCCGCGGTCAAGGGGCTGGGCGGATTCCACCTGGTCTGCGACGCGGGTTCCCGGCGCACCGTGGCCCGGCTGCGCGAACGCAAGCACCGGCCGGACAAGCCGTTGGCCGTGATGGTCCCGGACATGGCCACGGCCCGGCGGCTGGCCCTGGTCTCCCAGGCCGAGGAGGAATGGCTGACCGGCATCCGGCGGCCCATCGTCCTGACGGCCAAGAAACGCCCCTTCCCCCTGGCCCGTTCCGTGGCCCCGGACACGGATTTCGTCGGGCTGATGCTGCCCTACACCCCGCTGCACCACATCCTGCTCCACGACTACGCCGAGCTGAAAGGTCCGGAGGCGGCCCTGGTCATGACCTCGGGCAACATGAGCGCCGAGCCCATCTGCCTGGACAACGACGAGGCCCTGGAACGCCTGGCCTCCATCGCGGACATCTTTCTCTTCCACAACCGGGACATCCTCATCCGCACGGACGACTCCGTGGTCCGAGTCAATCCGGCCACGGGCGCGCCCGTGTTCATGCGCCGGGCGCGGGGCTTCGTGCCCACCCCGGTCTTCCTGCCTGCCAAGGGCGAAACGGTCCTGGGCGTGGGACCGGAGCTGAAGTGCACCCTGACCCTGACCAAGGGGGACCAGGCCTTCTCCAGCCAGCACATCGGCAACATGTCCAACCTGGAGACCCTGGAATTCCACAACGAGATCCGCGCCCACCTCGAGGACATCCTCCAGGTGAAGCCCAGGCTCATCGTCCGCGACCTGCACCCGGACTACATGACCACCGCCCTGGCCGAGGAGCTGGGCCGCAAGCGGGGACTGCCCGTGGCCGCCCTGCAGCATCACTACGCCCACATCCACGCGGTCCTGGCCGAGAACAGGTTCGAGGGCCCGGTCATCGGCCTGGCCCTGGACGGCACGGGCTTCGGCGAGGACGGGACCATCTGGGGCGGCGAGTGCCTGCTGGTGGACCCGACGACCCTGGACCACCAGCGGCTGGCCCACTTCACGCGCTTCCGGCTGCCCGGCGGCGAGGCCGCGGTCCGCGAGCCGTGGCGCATCGCCCAGGCCGCCCTGTGGGAGTTGGGCGTCCGGGAGCCCGGCGCCTACGCCTGGCCGTGGCTGAACCAGTTCGCGGCCGAGAGCCGTTTCCTGCCCCAGGTCCTGGAAAAGGGCATCAACGCGCCCCGGACCTCCAGTTGCGGGCGGCTGTTCGACGGCGTGGCCGCCCTGTGCGGCCTGGCCTCGACCATCACCTACGAGGGCCAGGCGGCCATCCTCCTGGAACGGGCCCAGGACATGGACGAGGCCGGGGCCTACCCCTGCCCGCTCAAGTCCGACGACCCCGTGGCCCTGGACACCCTCTCCCTGGTGGCGGCCGCGCTCGACGACCTGGAGCGGGGCGAGCCCGTGGGCAGGATCGCCCGCCGCTTCCACCGGGGGCTGATCAACGGCCTGACCGAGATGGCCTTCTCCTTTTCCATGCTCCTGGACATCCACCACGTGGCCCTGTCCGGCGGGGTCATGCAGAACCTGACCCTGGCGAGCGAATTGCCGCTGGCCCTCGAAGGCGCCGGTCTGATACCCTTGGTCCATACCCAGCTGCCGCCCAACGACGGGTGCATCTCCCTGGGCCAGGCGGCCTGGGGCATGCGCAAGCTGCTCAACGAACCCTAG
- a CDS encoding DUF3298 and DUF4163 domain-containing protein yields the protein MYRIPTLLTVLILLLGASPLRAAPFCDPPVLTAVAIEERTPGFTVDAEYPVLCRAEPSRVIRDFVSNTIFDFKKVDPGHDLSVFPHPYELLTRYAVWPTAEGRFVSVKLHVMAYTGGAHPNNWPMTWVFDMADGGEITLNRLFPDREAALDRVSALCRKVLSASLGGMLVPDMLDAGVRPVEDNFKRFILTGEGVAFFFAPYQVAPYAAGEQVVTIPFDHLGGLIAPNIAAAVRAE from the coding sequence ATGTACCGGATTCCGACGCTGCTGACCGTGCTCATCCTGCTGCTCGGCGCGTCGCCGCTCCGGGCCGCCCCGTTCTGCGATCCGCCGGTCCTGACCGCCGTGGCCATCGAGGAGCGCACCCCCGGCTTCACGGTGGACGCCGAATACCCCGTGCTCTGCCGGGCCGAGCCCAGCCGGGTCATCCGCGACTTCGTCTCCAACACCATCTTCGATTTCAAGAAGGTCGATCCGGGCCACGACCTGAGCGTGTTCCCGCACCCCTACGAGTTGCTCACGCGCTACGCGGTCTGGCCCACGGCCGAAGGCCGCTTCGTCTCGGTCAAGCTCCACGTCATGGCCTATACCGGCGGGGCCCACCCCAACAACTGGCCCATGACCTGGGTCTTCGACATGGCCGACGGCGGGGAGATCACCCTGAACCGCCTGTTCCCGGACCGCGAGGCCGCCCTGGACCGGGTCTCGGCCCTGTGCCGAAAGGTCCTGTCCGCCTCCCTCGGGGGCATGCTCGTGCCGGACATGCTCGACGCGGGCGTGCGGCCCGTGGAGGACAACTTCAAGCGGTTCATCCTGACCGGGGAGGGCGTGGCCTTCTTCTTCGCGCCCTACCAGGTGGCCCCCTACGCGGCGGGCGAACAGGTCGTGACCATCCCCTTCGACCACCTGGGCGGACTGATCGCCCCCAACATCGCCGCCGCCGTCCGGGCGGAGTAG